The genomic interval CGGCCCGATGCTGTCTGATGGATTCGCGCGTGCCGCCAAGCGCCGAGAGGCTCCACATCGACGATGCGCCCCAGCCACGGTCCGTCAGCCATCGTGCGAGATCGCCCGCCGCCTTGCCGTCACGCACGAGACAGATGATTTGTGCTCCGCGTGTCAGATGCGGCATCAGGCGTTCGAAGGGCGCAGCATGCAAACCAAGACACACGGCGTTCTCCAGGCGCCAGCCCAGCCGTGCCGCCACGAGTGAAAATGTGGAGGGCGCGGGGCGCGCGACCCACTCATCCGCTCCCAGCTTCTCCGCCAATACCGCGCCGACGCCATGCCAGAACGGATCACCGGAGGCGAGCACGGCCGTTGGATGGCCGCGACGGCTCAGCACGCAGTCCACATCGAACGGCACGGACCATGCCCGGCCGCGGCTCGTCACGCCCGCGAGCGCGAGATGGCGCTCGCCGCCAAACACGGTTTCGGCGTCGGAGAGTGCCTTTCGACTTGCTTCGGACAGCCCCGCAAGGCCATCTTCCCCGATGCCGATGATGGTCAACCAGGGACTAGCCACGATGCGCGCCCTCATTCTGGGCGGAACGCGCGATGCCAATCTGCTCGCAGACGAGGTTGCGCGCGCTGGACTCGACGCCGTCTATTCCTACGGCGGGCGCACCCGTGCGCCGGCCGATCAGAAGCTGCCGACCCGCATCGGCGGCTTTGGCGGACCGAACGGCCTCGCCAACTACATCCGCGAGGCCGGCATCACGCATATCGTCGACGCGACGCATCCCTTTGCGGCCGAGATGAGCCGCAATGCGGCGGCGGCTTGCGCAGAGACCGGCACGCCGCTGCTCGCGCTCGAACGTGCGCCATGGGCGAGGACAACCGGAGACAACTGGATCGAGGTCGCCGATATCGACGCCGCGGTTGCGGCGTTGCCGGAAACCAGGACGCGCGTGTTCCTCGCCATCGGACGGCAGCATATCGCGCCGTTCAGCGCGAAGCCGCAGCATGCCTATACGTTGCGGTTCGTCGATCCGCCGGAAGGCCCGTTGCCGTTCGACGCCGATGTCATCGTGTCGCGTGGCCCGTTCACGCTGGAGGCCGAGCTCGACATGATGCGCACGCGCGGCATCGCGTGGGTCGTCGCCCGCAATTCGGGCGGCGACGGCGCGCGCGCCAAGATCGACGCGGCGCGCGCCCTGGGACTGCCTGTCATCCTGCTGTCGCGGCCAAAGCTGCCCGAGCGATTGCGGGTGGAAAGCGTTGGCGAGGTCATGCAATGGCTCGGTCATCGGGCCTGCCTCGGCGCATAGACGAAACGGCCGACGCGGCGCGTCGACGAATTGCCGACGATCACCAGCGTCCGCATGTCGGCCATCTCGGGCCTCGCATCACGTAGGGCAACCGTCTCGATCCGCTCATCGGGTGTGCTGACTGCGCGTGCGAAGATCGCGATCCGTTCGCCGCAACCCGCATCATTCAGGATCTCTAATGCGCGACCAAATCCCTCGGGCCGGCTCGCCGAGCGCGGATTGTATAGCGCGATGGCGAAATCGGCTTCAGCCGCAAGCCGCAGCCGCCTCTCGATCACAGCCCATGGCTTGAGATTGTCGGAGAGATTGATCGCGCAAAAATCATGGCCGAGCGGCGCGCCTGCGCGCGCCGCCGCCGCCAGCATCGCGGTCACGCCGGGCAGCACGCGGATCGTAAGCGCCTGCCATTGCGGCTTATGCTCCAGCGCCTCGAAGACGGCTGACGCCATCGCAAAAACGCCGGGATCGCCCGAGGACACCACGACGACGTGGCGACCTTCGGACGCCAGCCGCAGCGCCTCGCTTGCGCGCTGCAGCTCGACGCGATTGTCGGAAGGGTGCAGCGTCAGCCCATCGCGCAGTTGCACGCGAGCGACATAGGGCCCGTAGCCGACGATGTCGGTCGCGACCGCGAGCGCCGCGGTGACCTCGGGCGTGACCATGGCGTCGTCGCCCGGGCCAAGTCCCGCGATGGTCAGCGTGCCCGTCATTCAGTGACCTCGCTCCGCCCCTGCCCGTGCACCAGCACGATCGCAAAATAGGGACAGTCGGCTTCGTCAACGTCGACCAGCCGCGCGACGCGCTCGCCGGGCATGGTGCCGCGCTCGACCAGCCATGCGTCCGGCAACCGGCCCGCCGAGGCGAGCGCACGGCGAACCTTTGCGAGGTTGCGCCCGGTCTTCATGACGACGAGCGCGTCGGAACTTCGCATCCGTCGCTCGAGTTCGTCTTCGGCCAACGTGCCCATCAGCACCGT from Bradyrhizobium arachidis carries:
- the cobJ gene encoding precorrin-3B C(17)-methyltransferase; this encodes MTGTLTIAGLGPGDDAMVTPEVTAALAVATDIVGYGPYVARVQLRDGLTLHPSDNRVELQRASEALRLASEGRHVVVVSSGDPGVFAMASAVFEALEHKPQWQALTIRVLPGVTAMLAAAARAGAPLGHDFCAINLSDNLKPWAVIERRLRLAAEADFAIALYNPRSASRPEGFGRALEILNDAGCGERIAIFARAVSTPDERIETVALRDARPEMADMRTLVIVGNSSTRRVGRFVYAPRQAR
- a CDS encoding cobalt-precorrin-6A reductase: MRALILGGTRDANLLADEVARAGLDAVYSYGGRTRAPADQKLPTRIGGFGGPNGLANYIREAGITHIVDATHPFAAEMSRNAAAACAETGTPLLALERAPWARTTGDNWIEVADIDAAVAALPETRTRVFLAIGRQHIAPFSAKPQHAYTLRFVDPPEGPLPFDADVIVSRGPFTLEAELDMMRTRGIAWVVARNSGGDGARAKIDAARALGLPVILLSRPKLPERLRVESVGEVMQWLGHRACLGA